The sequence GCAAGAACCGCAGCCTGTTCGGCAGCATCGTCGTCGACATTCTCGGCAAGATGAGCGACGAGGAGCGCAAGGCCAAGGTCATGGTCATCGACCCCGACCTCGAAGGCTCCACCGGCATCGCCGCGATCCGCAAGGCATACCCGGAGATCTACCACAAGACCGGCGTCATGGAACGCGGCGCTTTCTCCGCCGCTGCCGGGTTCGGCATGAACCACAACGGCAAGCAGGGCATCTTCGCGACCTTCAGCGCGTTCCAGGAGATGATCCTGAGCGAGCTGACGATGGCCCGGCTCAACAAGTCGAACGTGCTGTGCCACTTCAGCCACAGCGGCGTCGACGACATGGCCGACTCGACGTGCCACTTCGGCATCAACAACCTCTTCGCCGACAACGGCCTGCCCGAGGCCGAGCTGGACGTTGACGCGACCGACAAGACGCGCCTCTACTTCCCAGCCGACGGCCACCAGATGCGGGCGATGCTGGAAAAGATCTTCTTCGACGAGGGCTGCCGCTTCGTCTACTCCAACCGCTCGGCTGTCCCGAACATTCTCGGCACTGACGGTAAAGAGTTCTTCGATCCCGCCGGCGGCTACGCCTTTGAAGTCGGCAAGGACGACGTCATCCGCGAAGGCACCGCCGGCTATGTCGTCTCGTACGGCAGCACGCTCTACCGCGCCCTCGGCGCCGTCGAGCAGCTCCGCAAGGACGGCCTCGACGTCGGCCTCATCAACAAGTGCACGCTCAACGTCGTCGACCCGGCCACGCTTGACCGCATTGGCAAGACCGGCTTCTGCCTCGTCGCCGAAGAATGGAACGTCAAGACCGGCCTCGGCAGCCGCTTCGGGACGTACCTGCTCCGGGCCGGTGCCCACGTGACGTACAACCACATCGGCACCTACCGCGAAGGCCCCGGCGGCCTCTGGCAACAGATGGGCTACCAGGGCCTCGACCCCGAGGGCATCGCCAAGAAGGTCAAGCAACTGGCAGGCTGACGTCGTAAACTATCGGCGTGGCGGGTCGCACGAAAAGTCCGTTCCCCGGCATGGACCCGTTCCTCGAACGGACGTGGTCGGACGTGCACGGGCGGCTCGTCACCTACGCCGCCGATGCGCTTTCGGCAGAGCTTCCAGACGATTTAGCGACGCGTACGGAGCGACACATCGCGGTCGATGATGACGCTGACGGCGAATCGTCATCTACGACTGGGATTATCGTTCCAGACGTCGAGGTTGTTGACTCCCAGTCGGAAACACGCGGCGGCGTCGCGGTTCTGGAGGCGCCGACGTCGCTCGCACCACTCAAGCTCCTGACGGACGGTCTGCCCAAACGTCGCCGACACATCGGCATCGTCGACCTCGACGGCAAGCTCGTCACCGTCATCGAGTTCGTCAGTCCGGCGAACAAGATCGGTCGCGGTCGACGCGACTTCCTTCGCAAGCGTCGCCGCCTGATCAAGGCGGGTGTGCATGTCGTCGAGATCGACCTGACCCGCGAGGGCAAGTGGCGGCGCCTGTACGAAGGCTTCGAGTTTCCCAAGAGGAGCGACACGGAGTACCGCGCGATCATCTTCGCGGCCGGACGTGTCGACGAGCCGCCGACCCCGTGGCTGCATCCGATGCCGCTGGCGGA is a genomic window of Planctomycetota bacterium containing:
- a CDS encoding transketolase C-terminal domain-containing protein, with amino-acid sequence MSFPIDLSSYKKIAIDPAASSMTDEQHEAIKHNTQLCRDTLVFFTAIAAAKGLGGHTGGAFDIVPEVMIVDAMMRHDSKPIVPIYFDEAGHRVAIQYLMSVLNGHMEPDRLFHYREYNQHLPGHPELGHTPGIGFSSGRLGHMWPYANGVALAHPDQAVVVFGSDGSQMEGNDAEAARIAVSLGINIKILVDANDVTIAGKPSSYLQGFDIGQTLAGHGVPIDTGDPEDLEALHFRIHKAMQKDGPAALINVRRMAVGMGEELEGEPHAHDVIPVKHAVSYLEKRGGFEACIDYLNNVAKGDKQPSYPGSSDNQSKNRSLFGSIVVDILGKMSDEERKAKVMVIDPDLEGSTGIAAIRKAYPEIYHKTGVMERGAFSAAAGFGMNHNGKQGIFATFSAFQEMILSELTMARLNKSNVLCHFSHSGVDDMADSTCHFGINNLFADNGLPEAELDVDATDKTRLYFPADGHQMRAMLEKIFFDEGCRFVYSNRSAVPNILGTDGKEFFDPAGGYAFEVGKDDVIREGTAGYVVSYGSTLYRALGAVEQLRKDGLDVGLINKCTLNVVDPATLDRIGKTGFCLVAEEWNVKTGLGSRFGTYLLRAGAHVTYNHIGTYREGPGGLWQQMGYQGLDPEGIAKKVKQLAG
- a CDS encoding DUF4058 family protein — protein: MAGRTKSPFPGMDPFLERTWSDVHGRLVTYAADALSAELPDDLATRTERHIAVDDDADGESSSTTGIIVPDVEVVDSQSETRGGVAVLEAPTSLAPLKLLTDGLPKRRRHIGIVDLDGKLVTVIEFVSPANKIGRGRRDFLRKRRRLIKAGVHVVEIDLTREGKWRRLYEGFEFPKRSDTEYRAIIFAAGRVDEPPTPWLHPMPLAEPLPTVKIPLRPKDQPAELELQPLVDATYRNGRYGRTIRYDDPCWPELPESAMLLVSSA